In Cottoperca gobio unplaced genomic scaffold, fCotGob3.1 fCotGob3_272arrow_ctg1, whole genome shotgun sequence, the genomic stretch ttatatatcatactatactgtgactctttatatatcatactatactgtgactctttatatatcatactatactgtgactatatattatactatactgtgactctttatatatcatactatactgtgactctttatatatcatactatactgtgactctatatattatactatactgtgactctttatatattatactatactgtgacactttatatcacatactatactgtgactctttatatatcatactatactgtgacactttatatatcatactatactgtgactctttatatatcatactatactgtgactctttatatatcatactatactgtgactctttatatatcatactatactgtgactctttatatatcatactatactgtgactctttatatatcatactatactgtgacactttatatcacatactatactgtgactctttatatatcatactatactgtgactctttatatattatactatactgtgactctttatatatcatactatactgtgactctttatatattatactatactgtgactatatattatactatactgtgactctttatatatcatactatactttgactctttatatatcatactatactgtgactctttatatcccatactatactgtgactctttatatatcatactatactgtgactctttatatattatactatactgtgactctttatatatcatactatactgtgactctttatatatcatactatactgtgactctttatatatcatactatactgtgactctttatatatcatactatactgtgactctatatatattatactatactgtgactctttatatatcatactatactgtgactctatatatcatactatactgtgactctttatatattatactatactgtgactctttatatatcatactatactgtgactctttatatatcatactatactgtgactatatattatataactgtgactctttatatatcatactatactgtgactctttatatatcatactatactgtgacactttatatcatactatactgtgactctctttatatatcatactactgtgactatatattatactatactgtgacctttatatatcatactatactgtgactctttatatatcatactatactgtgactctttaatATCCCATACTATCTGTGACTcttttatatatcatactatactggactctttatatatgtactatactgtgactctttatatacatactatccTAACTATATATACCTATAGCTGTGACTgctttatataattatactatactgtgacactttatatatcatactatactgtgactctttatatatcatactgtgactctttatatattatactatactgtgactctttatatatcatactatactgtgactctttatatatcatacgatactgtgactctttatatattatactatactgtgactctttatatatcatactatactgtgactctttatatatcatactatactgtgactctatatattatactatactgtgactctttatatatcagactatactgtgactctttatatatcatactatactgtgactctttatatatcatactatactgtgactatatattatactatactgtgactctttatatatcatactatactgtgactctttatatatcatactatactgtgactctttatatcccatactatactgtgactatattatatcatatactGTGACTCTATATATTTactactgtgactctttatatatcagactatactgtgactctttaatatcatactatactgtgactctttatatatcatatatactgtgactatatattatactatactgtgactcttatatatcatactatactgtgacctttatatatcatactatactgtgagtctatatattatactatactgtgactctttatatatcatatatactgtgactctttatatcacatatatactgtgactcgttatatatcatactatactgtgacactttatatcatactatactgtgactcttatatatcatactaaactgtgactctttatatatcatactatactgtgactctttatatatcatactatactggtgactctttatatatcatactatactgtgactctttatagatatactatactgtgacactttatataatactatactgtgacactttatatatcatactatactgtgactcttatatatactatactgtgactctttatatatcatactatactgtgactctttatattaTACTATCCTGTGActaatattatactatactgtgactctttatatatcatactatactgtgggTAACAACTCATCACATGCTCAAATTCGTTTTAAACGGCTCCACTCTTAAAGATTTGAATTCTGCTGAATTCAGTTTGTCCAAAATACTTCCTTGTGTCAAAGCTTTTTAAATTAACTTGGACATCTTTCCAAAAAGGTATAAATATTGAGCATGTGTTTGTAAAGTGAGCTACTTGTTCCGCACAGCAACTCGTGGGATTTATTGACAAAGAGAAACATCTTGTGGATCTCACCACTTACACGATGACACGCAGGAGGAAAAGATTTATGTACATCTCCTGCTCGAGCTCCATCTGCATTCCTGCCAATTAATTTATGCTAATTTCCATCGACAAACTGTGTTTCCCCGGCACAAGGTCAGCCACACAGGGAGGCTGCAGGCGCCCCCCCCCCGCTTCACTGATATAACAGACCGGAACAAACAAATATaacccgcccccccccccacacacacacacacacacacacacacacacactgacagtgaGGAGTGAAGATGGGTAGAAGGAAGGAGGGGGAgcgagaggaggaaacaagaaaAGTTGACCTAAAAATTCTCTTCGCCCCCTGAGgctgagggaaggagggagggaagtgtGCCATCTTCTCTGAATTCACAGACAGGAAAGTATCTTCTCACTCAGCGAGTACACGATACAGTAAAGGAGGTTTAGTTCACCTGGAATATGAACGTTTGAAACGTCCTGTTTGGATCTAAATGCTGATTATAGGGAAACAGAGGCTTCGTTTTCATTGCCTGGTACAGATCAGATACATAGTTAAATGCTTGTATCAGCTGTAAACACCAGACAGTAAATGTGTTGAAACTaaaagctaaaagaggctaaagaGGCTAAACGAGGCTAAAAGAAGCTAACAGAGGCTAAAGAAGGCTAAAAGAGGTTAAAGGAGGCTAAAGGAGgctaaaagaagctaaaagaggctaaacaagGCTAAAGAGGCTAAACGAGGCTAAAAGAAGCTAACAGAGGCTAAAGAaggctaaaagaggctaaaagagGCTTAAAgaagctaaaagaggctaaaagaaGCTTAAAGAAGCAAAATGAGGCTAAATGAGGCTAAAGGAGGCTAAAGGAGGCTAAAAGGCTCCGTAGAGCTGCAGACTGTTCTCTGTGCCTTAGTTTAGAAATATTGAGGAATTCATCGCTCTggggtttctctctctccacctgaaGATGACCAAACAGGTGATTTGATCGTCTCAGAGTCGACATATCATCACGTCATCATGGCCAACAGAGAAACAGGAATACTTTGAAAACTAAAACGTGTCGCACAAGACAAGTATCAGAATGTAGTCTGTAAACTGCTCAAAGTAATCTGatagtttttaaaaactctgcTGGGACATAATCTCAACCTTCTTCTAATCCAAGAACGTCCCACAGTGAAGACATTTATATTCTACTGATGAAACCACTTATTCTTTAGAGAAAGAATAACATACAGCGCTGGAGATTGTTGAAGTGTAACGACTGAATGCACATGTTACTTTCTTTGACatcttatttttaaacatttaaaagacttTTACATCAAAGTATGCTGAAACAACATGCTACATTTAAAagtgaaagacaaagacacgTAAAGGACTCGAGCCACTGAACGCtaaacaaagaaaactaaatgatgGTAAAAAGGAAGAAACAAAATGGATCTGACACgacaaacagaaacaggaacGGAGCCGACCAATACCTTTCCTCCTTGCTGCAGTTAGCGTTTGTGATATCCAAGCTTTTACTGAAAACAGATTTGCTAAAAAGGGGGCAGACAGAAAAAgccaagagacagacagaaaggtagTCACATAAGGAATCCTAATGTTGAGCATGCAACACAAAAGTCAACATGTGACACACTTAGAACTAGAAAATGAAACGAAACAAAGAGCAACACGAGAACTCAGAGCATGCACAGATCCAGAGACCAGGAGGAGAAGCACATTCCTGGGTCATGCTGCAGTCATGTGTTCATTATTATCTCTGCAGGGTCAGCAGGAGAGCCTCACACTGCAGCCCAACAGGCTCCGTGACATACAACTACATGTTGGGATCATCAGCAGCTTGATCAAATGTCTAAAGCGTCTTTAAAGAGTCTGTTGCTgttaaacaaaactaaatgtcacaATCTCACAGAGTAAAACGGATCAAACTGTAAGCTGCGCAATAAAGTTTCCAGTGAAACTAAACCAGAGTGCAAAATGGAGGAAGCTATCGTAGCTTATTAGCTGCGCGTCACCTTCCACTTCACAGGAGGAGACACGAGTCGAAGGTCTGTCGAGTAAACTGTGAGCTAACGCGCTCGCTCGCTGACGCCTTCGCTGACTGATCATTAGCAACCTTAGCAAGTTCTTTACTTCAATAACTTTTCATTGAATTAAATAATGTACAATCCTGAGAATAAGATGCCAGGGGGAATAAACAAtacagtgaagagaaaatagaaagaagAGTTATTTGAACTAACACAAGCATGTTCCCGGCTGGCTAGTGTGTTAGCCGTTAACTCTCCAGCTAGCTAGCTCAAActagcttgttttgtttttacaaaaactacattttcctCAACATAGATGAACATACATCTACGTTGCTATAGATTTAtgttctggagttatttcatcTTCTTGTCAGagtaattatgttttattttagtattttttttactgtgttacttatgtgcaatgttttattcaacacacaGTGTCGTGCAGCACACTGAGCTTCCACCGGGATTGAACTgcgttatataaataaagttgtgctAACTTTGTTGTGGGGGATGGctctaaatactacaatacccatgagcctcggCTTTTATAGAAAAGAAGACATTCAGAGGACAAATCAGAGCCGAAAccagtttaaagtttaaagctTTTGCCAAATTCATCCATCaaactgaacaaaaacagttttaactTTCTGACTGTTTAACCCTTTATGCAAATCTATGGTTTAGTATTTTATTCCAGTATCTTTATCCAACCTGAAGTGTAATTAGTAATTACAGAAGAATATAAAATTCCAATCCAATTTTAACTTTATGTTTCCTCAGTTAAAACACTTATAGTAAGTAGTAACAGTAATACGGCTGAACATTTGAGATGTTCCATGTCATCAGTGTTAATCAGCATAACTTGAGGGTTTATTTTTAACTAACCCCAACACGAGGGTCCAGTCTGCACGTGCTGATTATTCTCTCACGATGTTCTGCAGCTTCGGGTTCACATTAAATTCTGACTTTCATGTGGATTTCAATTGCACTCGCTCTGCTTGTAAGTGAGCGTCAAATGAATTTCATGTGAACTGACTCGGTCTCACTTTGAAGGCTTTAAATGATGCCGATTATTAAAGATGTCAGAGCAGATTTATCGCTCCGCTCTGGGACCGCTGACCTTGATTCAAAAACAAATTGTTCTATGCTTTAGCAGCAGAGTCTTAATGGGTTAATCGGTTTAAATTTAAGGATAAATGTGAATGTTATATAACGACAAAAAGACTTCTACTTAAAACTGAACTTCTGTCAATGTTGTGCAGAATGTGGGATCAAAGCTCCTGCAGGAGGTGGAAGgtgaacatatttaatatattcagGACAAAGTGTTTTTAACCTCAACACAGACTTTTATCCACTTTTACGCAACATCATCCTTTAATCTTTTATCTTGCGTCTAACTGTCTCACTTTGATTTACTTCCAGTCTTGTAaatctccaacactcagcatCTCATCATAAAACTTCATCTAGATTTATtgaacaatatgtatttttgatattgggttgaactgtccctttaactcaacctttcctttctgtgtgtgcacacggcCCTGCAGTCTCATGCTCTTTCACCGACTAATCAACTGGCTTTTCAGTTTGATTCATCACTTTAAGAAGGTAAGGATGATTCTGAAGTTCAAGAACACGTTTCTTAGGACctttctcaacaacaacaagaagaaatgcaaaataaaggTGAATGAGGCCCGTTGTGTGCAGGCTCAGCTCTTGGGTCTCATTTCATACCCGACATTAAAACTCACGTTCTTACATAGAAACATCAACAGCCACTTTATGCACCAACTTGCCAAATACACACGAGGTTCACATCGTCATAAACCTGGATGTCCTCTTCGACCGCATGCGCCATGCACACGTTACAAACAGCACAAACTGTCCCGTTCATGCTTTTCACTTTCTCCTTGGGAGCAAACTGAACAGGAGTTTATGTCAGGTCTCGTACTGGACATCTTGCACCCACAGAGCCAGAATGATGCGTCACGTGTTTAACCGCAGTTCGGTGAAGGAGGAAAGGATTTACAAGTGTGGACTGACCTCACGTGCAGCGAGCAGAGCTCAGTGAAGAACTGAGCTGAGGTCGTACTGAGGGCAAACACACGGCCAATgggacatttcatttaaaaaaacgaCGGCTTATATTTTGATGAAGTGCCGCCGAGCTGCTCCTCCTTCTTTTATTTCACTGAACTGAGattaaatacatcatttatCATAACAACCGTCATCAGTCACACTTTGGACGTTAACAATGTCTTTGAATGTTCCGCGTGTGTCAGACATGTTTGTCCATGCTCATGAACACACGTGCAGATCTGCAGGTCTTACCTCTGACCGTGGGTTGCCATGTCGATGGCTCGTCGTACGGGTACGGGGGATCCTCCCTCCGTGACGCACAGCACCTCCATGGACTTCCTCTCCGGTCTCCGCTTACCGTGACGGCTCAGCATCGGCGAGTCCACGCGCTTCCTCGGAGGGTCTGCTGAGCAGCgtcagggtcaaaggtcaaaagaGGGATAAAACAAAGGACAGAAACTAGTCAGAAAACAGTAACATTACACAAATATGTGAAGTATGTCCGCAAAATATGTTATAATGTCTGAACAATATGAGAAACATAAGTGAAAATAATCTGCGTGAAGTTTTAGAAACGTACGGGAAAGATGTTCGGAAAGATATGTGGAAAGTATTTGAAAATGACCTGATAAATATGTGAAAAATTTGAGTAATTAAAGAAAAGGTACCTTGTTTTGGAAGGATTGActctttttttgtaatatatgttcAGATAATATgtgcaaaaatctaaataaatctgtgtgaagtgttttagtaaagaaaagaaatatgtgaaaaatattagaaaattaTCTGATAaatatgtgaaaaatgtaaGTAATTAAAGTTGAGTAAGGattaacactttgtttttcagtaAAATATGGAAGAAATGTCCAAAATACGCTCTTTTATCTAGAGGGTTATGGGTTGAAAAGaatgtgatgtaatatttaAATCTGAAACATTTATATAGTAATGTGGAGTTGGCATCATATCGGCTGCAGAGGGAAAGCGACCTGTGATGTATTTCAGTTTGTACCTGCTGGTCCAACAGTGACGTCAGAGTGAACTCAACGCACTCAGACACTAAACATCGCTGCAGCAAAGTGAGAGTTTCAACCACTGAAGGTCAACAAATAAAGGTTCCAGCTGCTGTTGAGTTTATCATCTTTACTGGACACACACAATCTGCAGCCGTCTCAATGTCATGCTCCTCTtgtagctaatgttagccacTAATGTTCCTACACAAATACAACGGTGACTAAAAAACATTCCCTAATTTAACTGCAGCTGTTATTTCTCTGTCAAAACACAGAATTCATaagaatgtcattagttttgcaggtaatAAATTTGAGATTTGAGACAAACTGTGCAGAATCATGTtcgacttgtgtgtgtgtgtgtgtgtgtgtgtgtgtgtttcctaccGATCTCGGTGCGTGGCGGCAGGTTCTGGTCCTCCTGGCTCGGATACCTCTCCTTGCGGTCCAGCAGCAGGAAGTAGATCATCTTCTCTTGGTTTTCtctgcagacagaagacagtTAGAGTCCGTTGGTTAAGAATGAGACAGTAAGACGCTTCATCATCACTCACTCCTCAGACAGCAGGTCTTTGGTCAGTTTCTCCTTGTCTCTGAAGCAGCCCAGGGAGTGCATGCTCTCCAGGACGTCGGGGTCGATCTCCTCGGCTGCAGCCAGAGTCCTGATGGCCACCTTCCTGGGGACGGGCTGCTCTGGCTCCGGCTCGTTCTTCCcagctctgcaacacaacagaaagaaactgagTCCTGTAGGGATGACCTgtgtgagtcctgcagggaggacctgtgtgagtcctgcagggaggacctgtgtgagtcctgcagggaggacgtgtgtgagtcctgcagggatgacgtgtgtgagtcctgcagggaGGACCTGTGTGAGTCCTGGAGGGAGGACgtgtgtgagtcctgcagggatgacgtgtgtgagtcctgcagggaggacctgtgtgagtcctgcagggaGGACGTGTGTGAGTCCTGGAGGGAGGACgtgtgtgagtcctgcagggaggacgtgtgtgagtcctgcagggatgacgtgtgtgagtcctgcagggaGGACCTGTGTGAGTCCTGGAGGGAGGACgtgtgtgagtcctgcagggaggacgtgtgtgagtcctgcagggatgacgtgtgagtcctgcagggatgacgtgtgtgagtcctgcagggatgacgtgtgtgagtcctgcagggaggacctgtgtgagtcctgcagggatgacgtgtgtgagtcctgcagggaggacgtgtgtgagtcctgcagggatgacgtgtgagtcctgcagggatgacgtgtgagtcctgcagggaggacgtgtgtgagtcctgcagggatgacgtgtgagtcctgcagggaTGACCTGTGTGAGTCCTGGAGGGAGGACGTGTGTGAGTCCTGGAGGGAGGACgtgtgtgagtcctgcagggaggacctgtgtgagtcctgcagggaggacgtgtgtgagtcctgcagggaGGACGTGTGTGAGTCCTGGAGGGAGGACgtgtgtgagtcctgcagggaggacgtgtgtgagtcctgcagggatgacgtgtgtgagtcctgcagggatgacgtgtgtgagtcctgcagggaTGACGTGTGAGTCCTGCAGTGATGACgtgtgtgagtcctgcagggaggacgtgtgtgagtcctgcagggatgacgtgtgtgagtcctgcagggaggacgtgtgtgagtcctgcagggatgacgtgtgtgagtcctgcagggaggacgtgtgtgagtcctgcagggaggacgtgtctgagtcctgcagggaggacgtgtgtgagtcctgcagggatgacgtgtgtgagtcctgcagggaggacgtgtgtgagtcctgcagggaGGACGTGTCTGAGTCCTGCAGGGATGACgtgtgtgagtcctgcagggaGAACGTGTGTTTGTAGGCCACTGATAGGAATGATGAACTAAACTACAAAAGTGGTAATAAGTATTAATAAGTATGTAATCATAATTCTGCTTGTTGAACTCCAGACAGAGTAAATCCATTAGAGATCGGAGGTCCATTAAGGACTCAGCGAGTGTCCTGATGTTTGAGTTCTCCTCTCTCGCCTCCGAGAGGCTTCGACTACATGCAGACGCTCACAAGCAGGAGGATATACTCACAGGTACCACGTGTGCTTCTGGATCTGCTCTAACTGCAACAAAGATCAGAGGAAATAAACATTAATGACTCTTATTGATAAAGAATGGAAACAAGATGGTTTCACAATTACAACCAAAATACACCCAGAGCTGCaacaaacagatgttttaatttcctttgttgtttcattgtttggtctttaaaatgtcagaaaatggtgaaacATGCCGATCAGTGTTTCCTAAAGAGGACGTCGTcaaacgtcttgttttgtccacaactcgaagatattcagtttactgtcagagAAAAGAAACCAGAACATATTCACGATGAAGACGCTGCAATCAGAGAGTTCTGACTCCAATATCAAAATGGTAAATGGCGATTCATTTAATAGTCATTTAATCTCTTCAGCACTTGGCTCCAGATCCACACAGATAGTTTATGTAAGATACATAATGATGATAAATAAGCAGACTCTCATATGCAGATGTGGAGTCATTGAGCTTAAACATGAATAATATCTGTCATCTCATTTAAAAGATGCGCAGACGATTACACAGCTGCAGACACAACACGAGtgagaacattatttaaataaagcctTTGTTATCTTTGTGATGTTTCTATTCTGAGCCAGAACAAGTCTTTGGCCTGAGATGAAAAGATGTGATGCAGAGCGCAGGAGCTGCAGCCCAGTCGGGGTGCTAAATGTAGCCTGAGCAGTCCCTCCGGCAGCAGCCCACTGTCCAAATGAGAAGCGAGCACAAGTTCACTGAAGGAGGACTTTAAACCCTCTGCTGTCCTGCAGCCAGGCCGGCCGGGCGGGGGGACGAGGTGCTTACCGTGAGCCTCTTGCCGGCGTCCACTTCAATCATACCGCGCAGAAGGTTCTGACAGTCTGGAGGGATGAAGTGAGGCATGTGGAAAACACCCAGCTTCACCTTCTCCAGAAGGTTCCTCAGGTTGTCGTCGTCGAAAGGCAGAGCGCCCTGCAGGAGAGGAACATCGTGAGGAACATTGTGAGGAACATCTTGAGGAACATCGTGAGGAACATTGTGAGGAACATCGTAAGGAACATTGTGAAGAACATCGTAAGGAACATCGTGAGGAACATTGTGAGGAACATCGTGAGGAACATCGTGAGGAACATCGTGAGGAACATCGTGAGGAACATCGTGAGGAACATCGTGAGGAACATCGTGACTCTCAGCTGGAGTTTTAGATTCATCTCAAACTTTAGTGACTTTAACACGTcgttaaaatgtttactgtaagATATTCAGTGTTGAGATGCAACTTGCTGACACTTCTTCACTAATAGAAACAGCTCACACTCTCGTTTCTATTAGTGTTCTTACTTTATTACCAGTTTTAATTTCATTCATAGTTTATGCTTGTTATGCTCATTTAAGACGATTAAACACTGCATGACTTTACACTGCAGGACCCCCGGGGGCTCTGAAGGAACACGTGCAGCTGCTTGTAATTCATAAAGAAACTAAACTGAGCAACGTTATTATCCAGCAAACTGAAGCAGGAATATCTTCAGCTAATTCAAGAAGATCTACAAACCCATCTGCTGCTTCAGCTCCACCGACAGCAGCATGGATGTATCAACACACAGCGCaggtaaaacatgtttatattatatcatattctCCAAACTGCAGGATGCGTTCAAACTAAACGTTCTGTGAAGCTAAAAGTCAACAAGTGACGCCAAACATGCAACTCCTCAACGCTGCGGAGGAATCGCCTTCTCTGTAAAGTATCTGGAACAACATTTGG encodes the following:
- the LOC115005158 gene encoding serine/threonine-protein kinase BRSK2-like, whose amino-acid sequence is SLQVEREIAILKLIEHPHVLKLHDVYENKKYLYLVLEHVSGGELFDYLVKKGRLTPKEARKFFRQIISALDFCHSHSICHRDLKPENLLLDEKNNIRIADFGMASLQVGDSLLETSCGSPHYACPEVIRGEKYDGRKADAWSCGVILFALLVGALPFDDDNLRNLLEKVKLGVFHMPHFIPPDCQNLLRGMIEVDAGKRLTLEQIQKHTWYLAGKNEPEPEQPVPRKVAIRTLAAAEEIDPDVLESMHSLGCFRDKEKLTKDLLSEEENQEKMIYFLLLDRKERYPSQEDQNLPPRTEIDPPRKRVDSPMLSRHGKRRPERKSMEVLCVTEGGSPVPVRRAIDMATHGQSKSVFSKSLDITNANCSKEESFQSIPVSLLAMMT